In Metarhizium brunneum chromosome 3, complete sequence, a genomic segment contains:
- the isp4_6 gene encoding Sexual differentiation process protein isp4, protein MGLKERFVTVTRSWSATDEDAAEASPPRNERRFRKQHRWDPFLDNERLETSTDNAEGAPAVNEAVQDDSPYPEVRASVPPTDDPDMPVNTIRAWFLGVVLCTVIAACNVLLSLRRQSTSISPTVVQLVAYPMGVGLAKVLPTTVYRVSGHEFTLNPGPFNVKEHTIVTMMTAAGSSISYAIEILLAQEVFYNQHFKWGFQLLLMVSTQAMGFGVAGIARRFLVWPSAMVWPANLVTCTVMHALHTHVPADPAATSGWKMGRYSFFLVVALACFAWTWVPQVFAQFLQYFAFACWIAPRNVVVNQVFGAFTGLGIVPVTFDWLTVSSWLGSPLESPAFAIFNVAFGLFICLVGAAGLVWAGPDYYRYLPISANSNFDRYAGVYNTSRILNANFTINEAAYHEYSPILLGANFSLSYGMGFAGLISTIVHVVVFYGGDIWSRVKDPQYDEPDVHLRLMRRYKEAPQWWFAAIFSISFAFGMIASQAWQTHLPWWAYIVCIIIGAALFIPIGMVQAITNQQTGLNVVTEMIFGYMLPGRPVAMMLFKSWGYMLSANGLDYISNMKIGHYMKVPPRSMFAAQAFAVVWLAVVQTCTYNFLLGNIEDICTKDQAQGLTCPNARTFYNSSVIWGVIGPKRVFGLGGIYSWINWFWLIGAALPVIQYLVARRYPRSFVRFIVWPAVFSASSIVPPATLYFLTPWVIVGLFFNWYIRRRYFGWWTQYTYVLSGALDIGSRICVVIIALALGLGDIPDLEWWGNTVPFDTLDFEGTAVTKAFVKNITEPLGPSVW, encoded by the exons ATGGGTTTGAAAGAGCGCTTTGTGACCGTGACCAGGTCGTGGTCCGCTACCGACGAAGACGCCGCAGAAGCCTCTCCGCCCCGAAACGAGCGGCGCTTCCGAAAACAACACCGATGGGATCCGTTCCTCGACAACGAGAGGCTCGAAACGAGCACCGACAACGCCGAGGGTGCTCCCGCCGTCAACGAAGCGGTCCAAGATGACTCGCCGTATCCCGAAGTTCGCGCCTCG GTTCCTCCCACCGACGATCCCGACATGCccgtcaacaccatccgCGCCTGGTTCCTGGGTGTCGTCCTCTGCACCGTCATCGCGGCGTGCAAcgtcctcctctccctccgcCGCCAGTCGACGTCCATTTCGCCCACAGTCGTCCAACTAGTTGCGTACCC AATGGGCGTCGGCCTGGCCAAGGTCCTGCCCACCACCGTGTACCGCGTCTCCGGCCACGAGTTCACCCTGAATCCCGGCCCGTTCAACGTCAAGGAGCACACCATCGTCACCATGATGACGGCCGCCGGCTCGTCCATCAGCTACGCCATCGAGATTCTCCTCGCCCAGGAAGTCTTTTACAACCAGCACTTCAAATGGGGATTCCAGCTGCTCCTGATGGTGTCCACGCAGGCCATGGGCTTTGGCGTCGCCGGCATCGCGCGGCGCTTCCTCGTCTGGCCGTCCGCCATGGTCTGGCCCGCGAACCTGGTGACCTGCACCGTCATGCATGCCCTGCATACGCATGTGCCCGCCGACCCGGCAGCCACCAGCGGCTGGAAGATGGGCCGTTATAGCTTCTTCCTGGTCGTCGCCCTGGCCTGCTTTGCCTGGACGTGGGTTCCCCAGGTCTTTGCCCAGTTCCTGCAGTACTTTGCGTTTGCGTGCTGGATCGCGCCCAGgaacgtcgtcgtcaaccAGGTCTTTGGTGCCTTTACCGGCCTGGGAATCGTCCCCGTCACGTTCGACTGGCTCACCGTCTCGTCGTGGCTGGGCAGCCCCCTCGAGTCCCCTgcctttgccatcttcaacgtTGCGTTTGGTCTCTTTATTTGCCTGGTCGGGGCCGCGGGCCTCGTCTGGGCTGGCCCGGATTACTACCGCTATCTTCCCATTTC TGCCAACAGCAACTTTGACCGCTATGCCGGCGTGTACAACACGAGCCGCATCCTAAACGCCAACTTTACCATCAACGAGGCGGCATACCATGAGTATTCGCCGATTCTCCTCGGGGCAAACTTTTCTCTCTCGTACGGCATGGGCTTCGCCGGCCTCATCTCCACCATTGTCCACGTCGTGGTTTTCTACGGcggcgacatctggagccgTGTCAAGGATCCCCAATACGACGAACCCGACGTTCATCTCCGGCTCATGCGAAGATACAAGGAAGCACCGCAGTGGTGGTTCGCCGCCATCTTTTCCATATCCTTTGCTTTTGGCATGATTGCCTCGCAGGCCTGGCAAACGCATCTGCCGTGGTGGGCCTACATTGtttgcatcatcatcggcgccgccctcTTCATCCCCATTGGCATGGTGCAGGCCATTACCAACCAGCAGACCGGCCTCAACGTCGTCACAGAAATGATCTTTGGGTACAT GCTGCCCGGTCGccccgtggccatgatgctcttCAAGTCCTGGGGCTACATGCTGTCAGCCAACGGCCTCGACTACATCTCCAACATGAAAATCGGCCACTACATGAAGGTGCCCCCCCGGAGCATGTTCGCTGCCCaggcctttgccgtcgtctgGCTCGCCGTCGTCCAGACGTGCACGTACAACTTCCTGCTCGGCAACATCGAGGACATCTGCACCAAGGACCAGGCCCAGGGCCTGACGTGCCCCAACGCGCGCACCTTTTACAACTCGAGCGTCATTTGGGGCGTCATTGGTCCCAAGCGCGtctttggcctcggcggcatctaCTCCTGGATCAACTGGTTCTGGctcatcggcgccgccctgCCCGTCATCCAGTACCTTGTTGCTCGTAGATATCCTCGCAGCTTTGTGCGATTTATTGTCTGGCCGGCCGTCttcagcgccagcagcatcgTCCCTCCCGCCACCCTCTATTTCCTTACTCCCTGGGTCATTGTCGGTCTCTTTTTCAACTGGTATATTCGACGCAGATACTTTGGCTGGTGGACGCAGTATACCTATGTTCTCTCCGGTGCGCTCGACATTGGCTCGCGCATCTGTGTTGTCATAATTGCCCTTGCGCTTGGCTTGGGCGACATCCCCGACTTGGAGTGGTGGGGTAACACGGTTCCTTTTGACACGTTGGACTTTGAAGGAACGGCCGTGACCAAGGCGTTTGTCAAGAATATCACCGAGCCTCTTGGTCCATCTGTTTGGTAG
- the srpA gene encoding Signal recognition particle: protein MVLQDLGRRINAAVTNLTRDQNLDEKAFDNMLKEICAALLEADVNVKLVMQLRKSIKSTVNFKDLPPAVNKKRLIQKAVFDELVQLVDPHAEPFKPKKGKPNVIMFVGLQGAGKTTTCTKLARHYQTRGFRACLVCADTFRAGAFDQLKQNATKAKIPYYGSLTETDPAAVARAGVDQFKKEKFDVIIVDTSGRHRQESALFQEMIDIQTAIRPDETIMVLDASIGQQAESQAKAFKEAADFGAIIITKTDGHAHGGGAISAVAATHTPIVFIGTGEHMLDLERFAPQQFVQKLLGMGDMAGLVEHVQSLNLNQKDTIKHIQEGIFTVRDLRDQLSNIMKMGPLSKMAGMIPGMSNMMQGMDDEEGSAKLKRMIYICDSMTDKELDSDGKILIEQPTRMTRIARGSGTSVREVEDLLTQQRMMAGMAKKMGGNMRNMQRAQQAMGGGNKAQQMAAMQKRLQSMGGAGGAGGMPDMGSLMKMLGGGGGMPGGMDMQAMMRQMGMGGGMPGMPGMPGGSGRGRR from the coding sequence GCCTTCGACAACATGCTGAAAGAGATTTGCGCTGCCCTGCTCGAAGCCGACGTCAATGTGAAGCTTGTCATGCAGCTCCGAAAATCTATCAAAAGCACAGTCAACTTCAAAGACCTCCCGCCCGCTGTCAACAAGAAACGCCTGATCCAAAAAGCCGTCTTCGACGAACTCGTCCAATTAGTCGACCCGCATGCCGAGCCGTTCAAGCCGAAAAAGGGCAAGCCAAATGTCATTATGTTTGTTGGTCTTCAGGGTGCTGGTAAAACAACGACGTGTACCAAGCTTGCGCGACACTATCAAACGAGAGGGTTCCGGGCGTGCCTGGTGTGCGCGGATACCTTCCGAGCTGGTGCGTTTGACCAGCTGAAGCAGAATGctacaaaggccaagattccGTACTATGGCTCCCTCACGGAAACGGATCCCGCGGCCGTGGCTCGCGCGGGAGTGGACCAgttcaagaaggagaagTTTGATGTGATTATTGTTGATACCTCGGGTAGACATCGTCAGGAGTCGGCCCTGTTCCAAGAGATGATTGACATCCAGACGGCGATTCGCCCGGACGAAACCATCATGGTGCTCGACGCTTCGATCGGTCAGCAGGCAGAGTCGCAGGCCAAGGCGTTCAAGGAGGCGGCCGATTTCGgagccatcatcatcaccaagacgGACGGCCATGCCCACGGCGGTGGTGCCATTTCAGCCGTGGCGGCAACACACACCCCCATCGTGTTCATCGGCACCGGTGAACACATGCTGGATCTGGAGCGCTTCGCCCCGCAGCAGTTCGTGCAGAAGCTGCTGGGCATGGGCGACATGGCCGGTCTAGTAGAGCACGTCCAGTCGCTAAACCTCAACCAAAAGGACACAATCAAGCACATACAGGAAGGCATCTTCACGGTCCGCGATCTCCGTGACCAGCTGTCCAATATTATGAAGATGGGACCCTTGTCCAAAATGGCTGGCATGATCCCTGGCATGAGCAATATGATGCAGGGGatggacgacgaagagggcAGCGCCAAGCTCAAGCGCATGATTTACATTTGCGACTCCATGACAGACAAGGAACTCGACTCGGATGGCAAGATTCTCATTGAGCAGCCCACACGAATGACCAGAATAGCTCGCGGCTCAGGAACGTCGGTACGCGAGGTGGAAGATCTTCTTACGCAGCAGCGCATGATGGccggcatggccaagaagatgggcgGCAACATGAGGAACATGCAGCGCGCGCAGCAAgccatgggcggcggcaacaaaGCCCAGCAGATGGCTGCAATGCAGAAGCGACTCCAGAGCAtgggcggcgctggcggcgcaggcGGTATGCCTGACATGGGATCACTGATGAAGATGCtaggtggaggaggcggcatGCCCGGCGGGATGGATATGCAGGCGATGATGAGACAGATGGGGATGGGAGGTGGGATGCCTGGGATGCCTGGGATGCCCGGCGGCAGTGGCCGTGGAAGAAGGTGA